The DNA segment tagatcaatcgatatatcataaAACACGCCAGGCGGCGCCACTGGAAGGAATGACGGGAGATACTCATATCtgcgaattttctttgtggtataagaaaaatgacacaaaatttcaaatattgcTCGAGTCTCGGTCAAACAAATgaaacatgagaggaaattaggaAATGTTGATTATGGCTAGGCTGTTTTGGGAAATACCATCCGATTTTACTGTTAATAGGTTTTTATCGCATTTTATTCCCTTTTTGCAACCTCCATTGGTGTGAAAAAGAGCTAGGATAATATTTGAAATACTAGGGATTATTTTTATGTGGATTTTTAATTCATGGTTTTCCCACCACCTTGAAAGAATTTTCCTTTATGTAGTATTGGTATCGCTGCACGAAAGTTTTACTTGGTGGTTAAAACGAAATACTTCTTAACCTTATCCTCCAAAGTGTTTAATTATTCGATAAACTTAATATCATTTCATTGGTTTTCCGGATCGCCAGCAAATTTTCTAATGTATCAGCTTCAAAAATTTGCTCTAGTCTTAAAAATTAGATGCAACATGTTCCAATACACTgttgtataatttttgaattgtcAAGAGCggagttttttttaacattactagagggctacgccccctggccgctccgcggcccaaccccctcttGGATTCTGTTAAttaatgatgaaaatatcacataatttttttttatatacatcATTGTTTgtaggggttgatatgtgcgattTAAGGACGCGCCTTAtaaacacattgtgttggagttcactgcttgtttgaAGTTATATtcataataaaaaatgttttgttcatagtgacaaaattaattgttttgaagataataagtaaatatttcattcctcaattttatcagtagaaaataaacaaagttattgcagaacttcttgatacacaatgttcattgctgtgtttttatttttttttgtcatcaaaattaatgatttttatttttaaaccttcTTTAGTCCTACATCTAGACAATGCTACATACAGTTGCCCGTGAGCGAACATTGGTCTTTATTTATCTATAAAAATTCCCACTCTGTCAAACGATTGCCCTTGGCTTTCACTAATAGTCATAGCAAATGCTAATCTAACGGGGAATTGTTTCCTATTCAAAACAAAAGGTaggtttgtttcttcttttgtgtcaagtgtaatttttggtagtgcaactatttttcctttattttctcctgttaaaactgagcaatgcaaaatgcatttgtttatttttaagacaattaatCTTGTCCCATTGCACAATCCATCCTCGATACAAATGTTGCGTAGTAACATAACCACTGCTCCTtcttttaactttaaattttgacttgGCATTCCTGAAGGGTTCAATGAAAcatgcgattatcgatacatgcgattaACAGTTTGATGTATTTGatttgtttgattgtgtttcatgatgtgtttgttgtgtttgattgtgtttcatgatgtgtttgttgtgtttgatgtgtttgattgtgttttttctgtgttccatgatgtgtttgttgtgtttcatgatgtgtttgctgtgtttcatgatgtgtttgttgtgtttgatgtgtttgatgtgtttgattgtgatTCATGATGTGTTGgggtgtttcatgatgtgtttgctgtgtttcatgatgtgtttgctgtgtttcatgatgtgtttgttgtgtttgaagtgtttcatgatgtgtttgatgtgtttgctgtgtttcatgatgcatttgatttatgttttatcccggtttcttaacatagttacatccagttttatccatgactattgtgctgtataggtaaaattaccgcATATTATCCTGGtcattatgaagaaatcccgtaaaTCACCTTTGATCCCAGTGAATActcctttaaatcaaacgatatatcgaatatcgatacataaagatcgatatccttcctgttatcccggtttcttaatatagttacatcccgttttatccatgactatcctgtataggtaatattcttcccttttatcccggttattatgaagaaatcccgttttatcccagtcaatactgctttagaacaaacgatgtatcgaagatcgatacacaaagatcgatattcgtcctgttatcccggtttattaatataagTACATCCCGTTTCtccaggactatcctgtataggtaatattcctcccttttatcctggttaattAGAAGAAATCCATCCTATTTTTATACGTGTCTACCTATCATTAACTCCTTTAACGATAACGATtaacgatatatcgaatatcgacatataaagatcgatatccttcctgttatcccggtttcttaatatagttacatcccgctttatccatgactatcctgtataggtaaaatccctcccttttatcccggttattatgaagaaatccagTTTTATctcagtcaatactgctttagaacaaacgatgtatcgaagatcgatacacaaagatcgatatccttcctgttatcacggtttattaatataggtacatcgcgcttttccaggactatcctgtataggtaatatttctcccttttatcctggttaattAGAAGAAATCCATCCTATTTTATACGTGTCTACCTATCATTAACTCCTTTAACGATAACGATtaacgatatatcgaatatcgacatataaagatcgatatccttcctgttatcccggtttcttaatatagttacatcccgctttatccatgactatcctgtataggtaaaatccctcccttttatcccggttattatgaagaaatccagTTTTATctcagtcaatactgctttagaacaaacgatgtatcgaagatcgatacacaaagatcgatatccgtcctgttatcccggtttcttaatatagttacatcccgttttatccaggACTATACTGTTTATTAGGTAATATTCCTGCATTCTATCCCGGTCACTTTGAAGAAATCCCGTAAATcccttttatcccagtcaatactcctttaaatcaaacgatatatcgaatatcgatttataaagatcgatatccttcctgttatcccggtttcttaatatagttacatcccgttttatccatgactatcctgtataggtaaaatccctcccttttatcccggttattatgaagaaatccgttttatcccagtcaatactgctttagaacaaacgatgtatcgaagatcgatacacaaagatcgatattcgtcctgttatcccggtttattaatataggtacatcccgttcttccaggactatcctgtataggtaatattcctcccttttatcctggttatatagaagaaatacatcccatttttatacgTGTCTACCTATCATTAATTCCTTTAACGATAACGATtaacgatatatcgaatatcgatatataaagatcgatatccttcctgttatcccggtttcttaatgtAGTTACATCCCGCTTTATCCATGAcgatcctgtataggtaaaatccctcccttttatcccggttattatgaagaaatcccgttttatcccagtcaatactgctttagaacaaacgatgtatcgaatatcgatatataaagatcgatattcttcctgttatcccggtttattaatataggtacatcccgtttttccaagactatcctgtataggtaatattcctcctttttatcctggttaattagaagaaatacatcccatttttatacgtgtctacctatcattaattcctttacggaagaatacatttaaatttcccggggattttcaatgaagttttctgattggttaatgaaagaccaatgagcatgcgaaatgacacggacgtacacacaaaaaaggccttatatttttttactatagtaagaaAACCACAGGGATAAAGAAATGATTACTTCCAAGCGCCTCGTTTCATAATTTGGGGCAACCCTCATCTTTTCCCAATGATGGTTGATGTATTGATGAATGAACCTGTCCATCAAACATTTTACGGATCTAATTGGTCAAAGTTTGTTAGTAAAAGTGAATGGATGTTGCAAACGTCAGTCATTAATCATCACTAACTGAAGATCGATTACATCGTGGAGTCTCAAAAGTACGCTTCACACTTTCGAAGTGCGGGGTGCAAGGTCTCCAAAATAATTTATCTTCAGAACCCTACCAAAGACCCCGCCCCCCTCAGAGAGTGATATGAACCCATTCCGACGGTGACCCATTCGGTGGATCATTACGACGATAAGCGGGCTGATCAAGGGTGATGGACCGTCAACATCATGACCAAGTAATACGTAAGTGACGGACCAAATTGACTTTCCTCTTGTTTAGCCATGGAGAGTTAAAAGCTCAGTTaggaaatctgccgtgctaagggaaaactccgtatgagctttcagacgttgccaaacgtcctctgataaaaaccgattttactggaaaaattctgaatgttATTTCCCAAAACTCTCAGACAATTgtgtacgcaatttgatctaaagtatctgaaaatttcaagggaaaatatactgaaattgcgtcaaaaatacatgttttatcaagggaaatttggcaactctcgaatgttcatacggcgttcttccttagcacggcagaaatccCCTCCGTTAATCGGGCAGCATTAGAActtttcttaattattttataCGCATTAAAAGTTCCCGGCGTGACTTAATTGTTTCACACTCTCACCTTTCATGGGCCCGGATTCAACCTTTTCGGAAGCATGAATTAGGCCCCGTAAATCTCAGTGCCGCGAGCTTGGATTCTCCGCTTTGCAGcgtattttcgggaaaattagCTACTGCAGGTGAGACCCGGAGTGCATAAATCTCTCCTGACTCCCACTTAACGTATTATAGTGAAGGGAAGATAAAAGATGGGGTTCAAATGTCTTTCTTCAATCTCTCTATTAAAGCACAGTTTCACGAGAGCTGAAAAAGTGTGCTGAAAAAGTTTACCGCTTTCCGAAAAATTCGATGGAAATTATCAATACAGATGAACCAAAAATAATCAACTGTAAAAATGGAAAGGTAATTCGATAGATGTtacattttgtgtcagaaccacatgcgatatatcacatagattggttccaatttttcagctactcgtcatttttctcaaattttgagaccgcaattctgttgtcaggggactaaagaattcacttaccaattttgacaaacgaatGCAACGTggtaaaggcgtggttttttaagaGGAAGAATATTGCAttcaatactgatatcgaaactgcactcaaatgcgatatttttcctctaaaaaattcacgcctttattacgttgaatttgttcgtcaaaattggtaagtgaattcttcagtcccctgacaacagaattgcgatctcaaaattccagaaaaatgacgagtagctgaaaaaatgaaaccaatcgatacgatatatcgcatgttaacaacatgcgatatatcgtacaAAAGACAACGTCAATCGAATTACCTCAAAGGTGACTGCGGGTAAGGCAGGGCTGAGAAAAGGAAACTGgagattcttgaatttttttctacttttagtTCCATTTAGGATGTGCCTTTGAGCTCACTCCAATGTGGACATATTTAGAAATATGACTTAGGCACGGACAGGCTAATACACAAATAAGATCATCCCTTTTAATTGCGGCTGAGAAAAATCTCGTCCATAAGGAACCTTGAGAAGTTTTCGTTCCGCAATTCAAGTTCACATTTAAATGACCTTAAAATGAATTGTTACAATTATTTATGTGTCGATATTTCATGGGGTATCTAGGCCTTacgcccctccctccctccaccAAAGTCCTACGATGTCAATCTAGCCTCTGGAAAATCTGGATATTGAGTATATATCCATAAAATCTTGAGTTTCGTTAGAACTTGCATTAGGATCCAAATCAGGTTCTAATAGCAAACCATCTTCGAAgtcgaatttttgaaagttccgAAGATTAATAATATTCATTCGGAGTCGTACACTtgtggtgaaattaccaaaccacgtgtTTGGGTTCACAAAGTTGCGGATTTCCTAtcgcattttgattttttgaaggaTTATTGATAACCGTTGCTGTACGACAtttcgtgtgattttttttatcctcttatGAATATCCCCCAAAAATTCATTGCCAAAATGTAACGTAGGACATATGTTTaaagaagtaagaaaaaagGATTTGCAATCTTGAAATACTGCGATCGAGATTCGGGATTTCGCAGTTTCACGGTCGATAGACCCATCAAAAGGCAGCTCAAGAGGTGGCTTCCAGACGATGAACTCAAAAGGCAGGAGTAATATGCCCTTAAGAATCGTTCGACTTTAAAACCGAACAAATCCATTTCCTTATGAGCCCTGAGCTCCATTAGAATGCCTTTACTTGACAGCTCATCAGATTTAAGACACGTTCGGTTTGAAAATCGACCGATTAATTTGTAAAGGCGTAGCACCGATTCAAAAGGCTCGAGTGCAATCATAATCGGTCGCTCATTAATTGAACATCCCGCACACGAAAacaatgcatagagtacatattGCAGTTCCACAGTCGAACCATTTGTTTACGAAAGGGCTCAAGCCCCAGAAACTCGTGAGCCATGAAGCCATCACGGACTAAAGGATATCAAGTCTCAATAGTTTTTGGAACATAAGCTCTTTTCTAAATAAACTAACCAATTTCCCCCGTGGTAACGCTGACAATCCTTGATGTCCCGCTCCATTCCAACGAACATAGATGTAACTCTTTTCGATCTTTGTTATGAATGTACCTATTTGCAATCTGGGATAATTTTGAGAATGGGCTTAAGTCCTTCCGCCCAAGAAGAAATGACATTCCGTCCCGACAAGCGAAAACCGCTTAACAACGATGGAAACTCTTCACAAGTCCGTTGTTTTTGCTTTAACCCAGGAACGGGTGATGTGCCGGGAGTAACAAGTGTTCGCTAATAGAGAGGGGACTTGAGACAATAAGGGTGGATTGGCGCGGCGGGGGGAGAGGACCCTGTAGGGGCTGGGGGCAGGGAGGAGGGAGAGCATTGTTTCTTCGCCGGCGAGTAATTGAAAGGTCAACCCCTCGTGATGACAAGGGAAATATCCCGCTCTGATTTCATGCCTACAGAGCTTTTGGCGCGATGCGGTGAGCTTGGGAACTTCCCGGGGTGCCGAACTTTCCTAGAAGACCGCGAAAAGTAGGAAACTCTGTTGCGAAATAATTCGCTCTCTGAGAATTAAGGACGTTCTGGgaattacgtaaggcacttttTTCGAGTTGTAGAACCTCCTTACTTCCTCGCGAAGCACTTGTAAGGTAACCtgaagcctcccccccccccccccctgaaaaggACAAGACATTAGATCAACTTCCATCTCCTTTATTTCAGGATAAAACTGCGAAACAATTGtagataatgaaaatatttgcgattttatttatttattttttcggaagaaaggatcgattttaaataaaataattggagGCCTTGGAGGcactcccccctcctcctcctgaGGCAAGAGACAGCTTCTTTCTcatcttttctctttctttttttcatttccttttttcttttctactttttcgtcatctacttttttatttttctacttctccttcttcctgtcgttttcgtttttattttttttctttttctacagTAACTTACCTCATTTTGTCTCTCTTACTTTTCCTATGtctattttttctgtttctttccTTTAATCTATTTTCCTTTCCCCAGCTACTTCTCCCTCTTGCTGcgctccttctccttcttctttctcttttacctagttttttaaagttttgatacGAGGGCCAAAATCTGTACCATTAGCTCCACCCGATTCTCTTCCCGCTCTTCAGATGTTGCTCCGAtatttggactgtattttgtaatttggaaatacaatttctggctcagtttggaAATAACGTTCATACAAACAGTTTCCTtgtgcacacaagtgtttttacagatgagctagaaattgtagttccgtaATGCATAATATAGTCCATTTTGCTTCAGCCTTATAGTGACACCATCAACCCGAAATGACAAAtcaactaaaaaataaataggaaaaaaaggGCCATGAAACGGagataaaaagtaaataaaaataatccaaGGTTTTCATCGCGGCTTGGCTACTAATCTCACGTAggtctactctgccgtgctaaggaagaacgccgtatgaaaattcgagtgttgccaaatttccttcgataaaatgcgtattttttaggaaagttacgaatattttcccgtcaaattttcaggggctctaggtgaaacttcaaacaaaattatctgaaaaattgcaggGAAAACATTAATGAGTCTAccagaaaattcgagtttcatcaaaggaaatttggcaacgcctgaaggttcgtacggcgtttttccttagtgcggcagtatTCGCCTTTTTTACGAGGAGGAACAGTCTCCGAAAACCAATCACAGACGTCTTTACAGCCGCCCAACGCTCTCCTTCATGGATCACCGTGATTTACCACCTCATCTCGGTACGCTGTCTTATTAACCGCCGACGGTCCGGTCGTAACCTCTCCCTCATGACTGAGATTCCAAGACGTAACACTAAAAGCGCGTAACCGACACCAGCTAGACACTAGCGTTGCGCGGTTCTGTCCCGACGTGGAAATGTTCACACGCTTAGTCGGGCCACGTGATGGCCCGCGCTCAAGGTTGGAGCTTTTGAAGTTGAGGAGACCCGAGTTTGGGGCACCGCACCGCGGATGCTGGGCCTGGCGCAGTTGCCATTCATCAGCGATTAAACTCGAGTTTCAGCATCAACTATGGGAGTAATTCCAGTTTCGTGCATGATTTGACGGTGTTGGTCGAGTAGAGCCGCATACCGCCCACggcatctcccccccccccccccttattccGGACTAGGTTTCGCGAAAACTTTCGTGGAGCGTTGCCATATCAGACCTCAAAAAGTTGGATTCGTGTATCCGATATGGTAGCGGAAACCGCAAATAGTGGGCTGCTCTCATGGATGCTCCGTTGCCTGTTCTTGAGAGTCGTGTGGAGAGGTTAATGCTTTCTAGTTTGATTGGGATTGAGTTTTAATCGGGAATTAATTTGATCGTAAATATGACCGTACTCGGCACCGCAAACATGTATATTTGCTTCCCTAAAAAACGAAAATGCTCGATTTCTATGGATAAGGACCATTTATTAACGGGCGAGAACGAACCGAAAAACCTTTCATACATTAGTAATAGTATGTTGAGATTCCGTGAGCGAcagtatggggggggggggggatagggCATTCTTACTCCAAGAAAGTAAAAACAGCCACTACGTTTTCAAAATGCCAGATTAATGGTGAACTAAgggacaaggtacaaatttaagcgtTTTAATTTAGGTTCAAAATTACACGTAGATAACGACTTGTTCAAGTAAAAAAACTCATGTTAACTCCAAACCAGATGATAacgttaaaaattaattacaatgCTTGAATTTGCACTTTGTTTGGTTATCCATCATTCCAATGTAATTTAATGAAATATATCTAGTAAAAACATAATCTCACTTCTAAGTGTCATTCTTCGAGGACGTCACAGGGAAAATTTCTAGAACATGTCATCGAACTCTCCCTGTGTCGAATCATGATCTAAAAAAGCCACAGGCTATAGAATCCGAAAACAAATCCTGTTTGAGCTCTTCATTTTCGCACACAGGGATTTCATAAAAGTCCTTTGGGAGAGGCTTCTAATTTCATAGGTGCTTGAGGCTCTAACGCTAGTGAGCTTGCTTTGGCGCGAGCaagacacaaaaataaaatataagtatACCTTCGATTCTATTAGAGGTATTTCGGGACGGACAGTATTCAGATGAttcctttcaataaaaatattttcggcACTTTCACTCGCTCCGATGGTTCTCAAGATGGGTTTCGGTTTCCCTCCCTGTTTTCTGGGCGTCTGAGCAGAGCGCTTCCTTTCCCTTTCTTGTAATCCCACAGTCTCCAGGGACCGTGGTCGTTTCACTCTctgcagtgctgccgtgctacggaaaaacgccgtaagagccctcaggtgttgccaaatttcattacataatacacgaatttcctagtgaacttatgaatatttttcctcacattcttcgtataattttgtttgcaatttctcctcatgttcctgaaaatatcaaggaaaaatattggtatttttccgcaaaaattaacattttatgggtggaaatttgacaacacccgaatgttcatacggcgtttctcctcagcacggcagaattcgtGACCCAACCGCTTTCCCCGAAAGCTGAGTTTTCTCTGCCGACTGGTATCTCTGGAATTATCCtgtatactgccttgctaaggtgtCGTTTGAGCATTCGgaggtttccagattttccttgataaaacgtttatttttgaagacattTATGAGTAtctttacttgaaattttcggagacTTTAGATGAAACTGCTGATGTAAGAGTGTATTTCCGACTATTCCAATGTGTTTCCACCGTGATTTCAGAGCCATTTGCTTTAAGAAATGacattgaaaacatttttcttaaagcgtcgtttcttgtcgacacaATTTGGTTTTTTAACGTTAAATCCGTGCGAATTCAATTCAACATCAGTGTTTTCTTAGTTAAAAAAGCGTCGTTTTACAATCGCTaggtttgaaataaaaaagataaCAAAACAGCCTTTCTTAAACTCGATAAAACTAACTTCAAGTaaaatccgcacggatttaactcaagaaaaaaacaaattttgtcaaCAAAAAACGACGCTTTCAGTCAAAATAATACctcaataaattttttaaagtaaaccATTCTTTTTGCTCTTGCTGAagtttgtaacaggcccattctgtGACTAGCACAACTCGTCGTTCCCCGCACGACGGAACGTAACTCCcttccaagattgcaaaattgactaaaacaaatcaattttttacaagataatACCTGTgccatttttcccaaaatttctctgattattgcatgagatcagaggtaaaatctgggaaattttcagttataaatgcccaagattctcccggtgaaaatacaaattacgaggagaaatttggcagcatcggaatctagttacgttcttttgtgaggagAACGACGAACTGATCCTTCTCCATTTACCTTGAGACTCCTGTAAATTTTACAATCGTCGTGATTTCTGTTTCCAGGTGCAGGCGGCGTCGGACCCCGACTCGGAGGGGTTTGAGGAGCGGGAGGAGGAGAAGCGGGGGTGGCGGGATCTGCAGGGGGGCGGTTGGGGGAAGCGAGCGTGGGAGAACTTGAAGAGCGGCGGTTGGGGTAAGCGCTCAGGCTCCGGGGGTTGCTCGGATTCGGAGCAGCAGTCCCAGTGGAAGCGGGGATGGTCCGACCTCCAGCAGGCCGGCTGGGGCAAACGGGGCTGGTCCGATCTCCAGGGCAGCGGATGGGGCAAACGCGGCTGGAGCAACCTCCACCCCGGCTGGGGCAAGCGCGGCTGGCAGAATCTCCACTCCTCCGGCTGGGGCAAACGGGCCTGGCAGAATCTTCAGGTGAGCCAAACTTCCAACTTCCTGCTTGTTTAACGTTTTGGCCCAGGGTGAAACCAGACGGATTTAAGGAGAACCATccggcactgaaaaaaaaacacattggatctagagtccagactcttaaaaacatcgacaagaaaaaaaaactcttgattcaatcggatttttactagaattaagaagcaagcctcttaatttgagcggatttcctcttgatttgagcgaaaatctgattgaatcaggagtattttttcttggcgatgttttcaagagtctggactctagattcaatgtgttatttttttccagtgggagAAAAAGAAATGGACCAGCGGCGAAGCGTTAATGATCAagtatcgatattcccccatttgaagctatgatgaagaatcgatattagggtgttcgttgagaacgctctgtctatcgattcttctccacgggtttaaaaggcagataaatcgatgtatcgcaaagcacgccgcgctaCTGTAATGGACCTGGCTCTACCTTCCGCCGGTTGTGGTGGAGTGTGGAAACATATGTCGCCTATATAGCAAGAATGTGCTACAGGAAAAAGTGCTTAGAACAAGCGCCGACTGTGCCTAAGAACGGTTTAAAATGGTAGAGCAAAATCGCCATCCCCCACATGTGCTGAGATGCAAATTCTGGTGCGAAGAATTCTCAGCGTATTCTTAATATACCATGTTTGGTGTTGCTGAATTTCCTCTCATTTGTAATACAGGAAA comes from the Bemisia tabaci chromosome 7, PGI_BMITA_v3 genome and includes:
- the Mip gene encoding uncharacterized protein Mip isoform X3 produces the protein MHNLTVATALGLVSLLWLLALVAGETARQLSSSTSPLNQNQVQAASDPDSEGFEEREEEKRGWRDLQGGGWGKRAWENLKSGGWGKRSGSGGCSDSEQQSQWKRGWSDLQQAGWGKRGWSDLQGSGWGKRGWSNLHPGWGKRGWQNLHSSGWGKRAWQNLQGSWGKRDSPLDSQAQDDERLDEDKRSWNSLHSTWGKRSTSDWRSFGGES
- the Mip gene encoding uncharacterized protein Mip isoform X2 — translated: MHNLTVATALGLVSLLWLLALVAGETARQLSSSTSPLNQNQVQAASDPDSEGFEEREEEKRGWRDLQGGGWGKRAWENLKSGGWGKRSGSGGCSDSEQQSQWKRGWSDLQQAGWGKRGWSDLQGSGWGKRGWSNLHPGWGKRGWQNLHSSGWGKRAWQNLQGSWGKRDSPLDSQAQDDERLDEDKRSWNSLHSTWGKRSTSDWRSFGGYDDVANEYSLED